One Dermacentor andersoni chromosome 6, qqDerAnde1_hic_scaffold, whole genome shotgun sequence genomic window carries:
- the LOC140218774 gene encoding uncharacterized protein yields the protein MAPISKRLLAQVEALQAQSELVIVYALNRRRRRRRRRMWVRQIFLDRAVDGDFHNLFAKLRTGDTALFYNFVRMSPQQFDFLESLLRPHIQVQETQLRESLSSAERLAITLRFLASGNSYQSLAYSFRVGKSTISQLVPQVCIAIWKVLQPRVLRRPDHRQLKAIADEFMWKWNFPNCVGAIDGKHIHLDAPPNSGSVYFNYKRSFSINLMASYDAGYRFTTANIGAFGRESDGGVFSACGLGVIVDNAQETLPFPAALPSDGPVLPFVMVGDDAFPLKVNLMKPYPGVQPPNTPKRVYNYRLSRARRCIENEFGIFCARWRVLRNRMSLLPENAAAVSAACCCLHNYLMQEGRLPGGYCPPQFADTTNSAGVVIPGEWRNNTESLPQINQQGSNAYSKRASEVRDCFAAYFHGPGSVSWQWV from the exons ATGGCGCCGATCAGCAAGCGGCTGTTAGCGcaggtcgaggctcttcaagccCAAAGTGAGCTTGTCATCGTCTACGCGCTTAACCGACGCAGACGGAGGCGTCGTAGAAGAATGTGGGTTCGTCAAATCTTCCTCGACAGAGCCGTTGACGGAGATTTCCACAATCTTTTTGCGAAGCTGAGGACTGGCGATACGGCGTTGTTCTACAACTTCGTGCGGATGTCACCGCAGCAGTTTgacttcctggaaagcctcctcCGACCGCACATACAAGTTCAAGAGACGCAACTGCGAGAATCCCTGTCATCAGCTGAGCGCTTGGCTATAACACTGAG GTTCTTGGCAAGCGGAAACAGCTACCAGTCTCTGGCATATAGCTTCAGGGTTGGAAAATCAACGATCTCTCAACTGGTTCCTCAAGTGTGCATTGCCATATGGAAGGTTCTGCAACCAAGAGTCCTGAGACGGCCAGATCATAGGCAACTGAAGGCTATTGCTGATGAGTTTATGTGGAAATGGAACTTCCCAAATTGTGTTGGCGCTATCGACGGGAAGCACATTCACTTGGACGCACCGCCAAACTCTGGTTCTGTGTACTTTAACTATAAACGTAGCTTCAGCATCAACCTCATGGCATCCTATGATGCAGGCTACAGGTTTACAACTGCTAATATAGGGGCTTTTGGCAGAGAAAGCGACGGTGGTGTTTTCTCAGCGTGCGGGCTTGGAGTCATTGTCGACAATGCACAGGAAACGTTGCCATTCCCTGCAGCCTTGCCCAGTGATGGGCCTGTTCTTCCATTTGTAATGGTAGGAGACGACGCATTTCCTTTAAAAGTGAACTTAATGAAGCCATATCCTGGTGTCCAACCACCAAACACACCGAAAAGGGTCTACAACTATAGGCTTTCTCGAGCACGGCGATGCATTGAAAATGAATTCGGAATTTTCTGTGCCAGGTGGAGGGTGCTGCGGAACCGCATGAGTCTGCTGCCAGAGAATGCAGCTGCAGTCTCAGCTGCTTGTTGTTGTCTCCACAATTACCTGATGCAGGAGGGGAGGCTGCCAGGTGGCTATTGTCCACCGCAGTTTGCAGACACTACCAACAGTGCAGGTGTAGTTATCCCAGGTGAATGGAGGAACAATACAGAGTCCCTGCCACAAATAAATCAGCAAGGCTCTAATGCTTACTCTAAGAGAGCATCTGAAGTAAGAGACTGCTTTGCTGCCTATTTTCATGGTCCGGGTTCTGTGAGCTGGCAGTGGGTTTAA